One genomic window of Dermacentor andersoni chromosome 8, qqDerAnde1_hic_scaffold, whole genome shotgun sequence includes the following:
- the LOC126529261 gene encoding mpv17-like protein isoform X2, whose protein sequence is MQHAIARARTLFKTRPLLANVVSFGSMYIGAEVVQQTILQKLDPSVRGYDWPLVGRYAVVGTGIYAPALFYWYRYLDRVLPGKLVAVAVRKALIDQVLASSTLLVAFYTAMSAMEGKEDIFAELKAKFVPTYKLSCCFWIPAQCFNFFLVPPHLRVVTVGICSFAWVNILCIMKRMTIKTHKEDA, encoded by the exons ATGCAGCATGCCATCGCCAGGGCGCGGACGCTGTTTAAGACTCGTCCCCTGTTGGCCAACGTCGTCTCCTTCGGCTCCATGTACATCGGGGCCGAGGTGGTCCAGCAGACGATACTCCAGAAGCTGGACCCGTCTGTGCGCGGCTACGACTGGCCGCTGGTGGGCCGGTACGCCGTGGTCGGCACGGGCATCTACGCGCCGGCGCTCTTCTACTGGTACCGATACCTGGACCGCGTCTTGCCGGGCAAGCTGGTTGCCGTCGCGGTCAGGAAGGCCCTCATCGACCAGGTCTTGGCGTCCTCCACGCTTCTGGTAGCCTTCTACACGG CCATGAGCGCGATGGAGGGCAAGGAAGACATCTTCGCGGAACTTAAGGCCAAGTTCGTACCAACGTACAAG CTGAGTTGCTGCTTCTGGATCCCAGCGCAGTGCTTCAACTTCTTCCTGGTGCCGCCCCACTTGCGCGTCGTGACCGTCGGCATCTGCTCGTTCGCGTGGGTCAACATCCTCTGCATCATGAAGCGCATG
- the LOC126529261 gene encoding mpv17-like protein isoform X1 produces the protein MQRVAAKLGRFAALFRERPLLANMVSYPTLYVAAEFSQQTILMRVDESRRQRGYDWKIMLRYMVFATTVSAPFLLYWYRYLDRVIPARGTKEAIQKALTDQAVSSTIILAVFYPAMSAMEGKEDIFAELKAKFVPTYKLSCCFWIPAQCFNFFLVPPHLRVVTVGICSFAWVNILCIMKRMTIKTHKEDA, from the exons ATGCAGCGAGTCGCCGCCAAGCTCGGACGCTTTGCGGCCTTGTTTCGAGAACGTCCCCTCCTCGCGAACATGGTGTCCTACCCGACGCTGTACGTTGCCGCCGAGTTCTCGCAGCAGACGATTCTGATGCGCGTCGACGAGTCCCGCCGCCAGCGCGGATACGACTGGAAGATCATGTTGCGGTACATGGTGTTCGCCACCACGGTGTCGGCGCCCTTCCTCCTCTACTGGTACCGGTACCTGGACCGCGTCATCCCTGCCAGAGGCACCAAGGAGGCCATCCAGAAGGCGTTGACCGACCAGGCCGTCTCGTCGACCATCATACTGGCCGTTTTTTATCCCG CCATGAGCGCGATGGAGGGCAAGGAAGACATCTTCGCGGAACTTAAGGCCAAGTTCGTACCAACGTACAAG CTGAGTTGCTGCTTCTGGATCCCAGCGCAGTGCTTCAACTTCTTCCTGGTGCCGCCCCACTTGCGCGTCGTGACCGTCGGCATCTGCTCGTTCGCGTGGGTCAACATCCTCTGCATCATGAAGCGCATG